A single genomic interval of Musa acuminata AAA Group cultivar baxijiao chromosome BXJ3-4, Cavendish_Baxijiao_AAA, whole genome shotgun sequence harbors:
- the LOC103982044 gene encoding 9-cis-epoxycarotenoid dioxygenase NCED1, chloroplastic → MDVLLISSSSSVSATSRRLRMLGPSRLPPPTSSSFPPRSFLRISAVRIEEKPRAAEPKTKTAPTSTTTTTTTPYQDNKQDSGISQRTNHRPIPPRLQPAPVSRVRAAPSPQAIFCNALDELINNFIDPPVLRPSVDPRHVLSNNFAPVDELPPTSCPVVRGAIPRCLAGGAYIRNGPNPQHLPRGPHHLFDGDGMLHSLLLPPAGSDGMSPAILCSRYVRTYRYLLERDAGAPVLPSIFSAFHGAAGMARGAVSAVRVLTGQMNPAEGVGLANTSLAFFGGRLYALGESDLPYAVRVSSDDGDVATLGRCDFEGRLFMGMTAHPKKDPVTGELFAFRYGPVPPFLTYFWFDSDGNKSGDDVPIFSMRQPSFLHDFAITERYAIFPDLQIVMKPMDMVLGGGAPVGSDNGKVPRIGVLPRYATSEAEMRWFEVPGFNPVHALNAWEDGDELVLVAPNVLSVEHALDRMELVHSCLEMVRIDLGSGAVSRTPMSAANIDFGVINPRYMGRKNRYAYLGVGDPMPKISGVVKLDLTLAGKSDCVVARRDFGSTCFGGEPFFVADGEREGEDEGYVVSYVHDEGSGESRFVVMDAQSPDLDIVAEVLLPHRVPYGFHGLFVSQAELRSQRP, encoded by the coding sequence ATGGATGTCCTCCTGATCTCGTCGTCTTCCTCAGTGTCGGCCACCTCCCGCCGGCTCCGAATGCTTGGTCCATCCAGGCTTCCACCACCAACATCCTCCTCCTTTCCTCCTCGTTCTTTCCTCCGCATATCGGCCGTTAGAATAGAGGAGAAACCTCGTGCCGCGGAGCCCAAAACCAAAACTGCTCCcacatccaccaccaccaccaccaccaccccgtATCAGGATAACAAACAGGACTCAGGAATCAGCCAGCGGACCAACCACAGGCCAATTCCTCCCCGTCTCCAGCCAGCACCAGTGTCACGGGTACGAGCAGCACCCTCCCCGCAGGCGATCTTTTGCAACGCACTCGACGAGCTCATCAATAACTTCATTGATCCACCCGTTCTCCGTCCCTCCGTCGATCCACGCCACGTCCTGTCCAACAACTTCGCTCCAGTGGACGAGCTTCCTCCGACATCCTGTCCCGTGGTCCGGGGCGCCATACCACGCTGCCTCGCCGGAGGCGCCTACATCCGCAACGGACCGAACCCTCAGCACCTTCCCAGAGGGCCTCATCATCTCTTCGACGGAGACGGCATGCTCCACTCGCTCCTTCTCCCCCCGGCAGGGAGCGACGGAATGTCCCCCGCCATCCTCTGCTCCCGCTACGTTCGCACTTACAGGTACCTCCTCGAGCGCGATGCGGGCGCCCCTGTCCTCCCCAGCATATTCTCCGCCTTCCACGGAGCCGCTGGTATGGCGCGCGGCGCTGTTTCTGCCGTCAGGGTACTGACGGGGCAGATGAACCCGGCCGAGGGGGTGGGCCTCGCGAACACTAGCTTGGCCTTTTTTGGTGGCCGACTCTACGCTCTGGGCGAGTCGGACCTGCCCTATGCCGTGCGCGTGTCTTCAGATGACGGCGACGTTGCCACGCTGGGCCGCTGTGACTTCGAGGGGCGGCTCTTCATGGGGATGACCGCCCACCCCAAGAAGGATCCTGTCACGGGGGAGCTGTTTGCCTTCCGTTATGGTCCCGTCCCTCCCTTCCTCACTTATTTCTGGTTTGACTCCGACGGGAACAAGTCGGGAGACGACGTGCCCATCTTCTCGATGCGGCAGCCATCGTTCCTGCATGACTTCGCAATCACAGAACGATACGCTATCTTCCCAGACCTCCAGATTGTGATGAAACCGATGGATATGGTTCTGGGCGGGGGTGCGCCGGTAGGGTCGGACAACGGGAAGGTGCCTCGCATCGGAGTGCTCCCTCGCTACGCCACCTCCGAAGCAGAGATGCGCTGGTTCGAGGTGCCCGGCTTCAACCCCGTCCACGCGCTCAACGCGTGGGAAGATGGGGACGAGCTAGTGCTGGTGGCCCCCAACGTCCTCTCCGTCGAGCACGCCTTGGACAGGATGGAGCTCGTCCACAGCTGCTTGGAGATGGTGCGGATTGACCTTGGGAGCGGGGCCGTGTCGCGGACACCGATGTCGGCGGCCAACATCGACTTTGGTGTCATAAATCCTCGTTATATGGGCCGGAAAAACCGCTATGCCTACCTTGGGGTGGGTGATCCGATGCCCAAGATATCTGGGGTCGTCAAGCTCGACTTGACATTGGCCGGCAAGAGCGACTGCGTGGTGGCTCGGCGGGACTTCGGTTCAACCTGCTTCGGAGGAGAGCCGTTCTTCGTGGCCGATGGGGAGAGAGAGGGGGAGGACGAAGGGTACGTGGTTTCTTACGTGCACGACGAGGGGAGTGGCGAATCGAGATTCGTGGTGATGGACGCTCAATCGCCGGACTTGGACATCGTTGCGGAGGTCCTGCTGCCGCACCGTGTTCCTTACGGATTTCACGGGCTCTTTGTGTCTCAGGCTGAGCTACGATCACAACGCCCGTAG
- the LOC135635129 gene encoding transcription factor MYB41-like, which produces MGRSPCCDEIHVKKGPWTPEEDKKLVDYIQLHGHRSWRELPKNAGLNRCGKSCRLRWTNYLRPDIKRGNFSEEEERLIVQLHSALGNKWSKISTHLPGRTDNEIKNYWNTHLRKKLLRVGIDPVTHQRATDLDLLSSLPSLLAATAKLGNLANPLDNALRLHAEVVARYQMLKGLITLMIPSVLPPNTDAMNPLGLASPGRYQVNDLLQQNHQLEGLVNGSLAFGQDQMLPAPGPLGLVNPNTPSSSQASPESRIPQEMMMMMMKSNYDGSSTLIDSNSGITTPGFSCLDMPTAHSTPSSVSISPENEAADFMQGACGPNASTPSQGWQGLNLAEPDDDFSWKDILDQICWADES; this is translated from the exons ATGGGCAGGTCTCCTTGCTGCGACGAGATTCACGTAAAGAAGGGGCCTTGGACTCCCGAGGAGGATAAGAAGCTCGTCGACTACATTCAGCTGCATGGCCACCGGAGCTGGCGGGAGCTCCCCAAGAACGCGGGGCTGAATCGGTGCGGAAAGAGCTGCCGCCTCCGGTGGACCAACTACCTTCGGCCTGATATCAAGAGAGGCAACTtctcagaagaagaagaacgacTAATTGTTCAGCTCCATTCGGCCCTCGGAAACAA GTGGTCCAAAATATCTACGCATCTACCCGGACGGACCgataacgagatcaagaactactggaacactcATCTCAGGAAGAAGCTTCTCCGCGTGGGCATCGACCCCGTCACGCACCAGCGGGCAACTGATCTCGATCTGCTATCAAGCCTTCCGAGCCTTCTCGCCGCCACAGCAAAGCTTGGCAACCTTGCCAACCCCTTGGATAATGCTCTTAGGCTGCATGCAGAAGTTGTAGCCAGATACCAGATGCTCAAAGGCTTAATTACGCTGATGATTCCTTCTGTTCTACCTCCTAACACGGATGCAATGAATCCGCTGGGCTTAGCCTCCCCTGGAAGATATCAAGTGAATGATCTCCTTCAACAGAATCATCAGCTTGAAGGACTCGTGAATGGCTCTCTCGCATTTGGTCAGGATCAGATGCTGCCGGCTCCCGGTCCTTTGGGTTTGGTCAATCCAAATACCCCTAGCAGTTCTCAAGCAAGCCCGGAGTCAAGGATTCCTCaagaaatgatgatgatgatgatgaaatccAATTATGATGGTTCCTCCACTTTGATAGATAGCAACAGTGGAATAACTACTCCAGGTTTTAGTTGTTTGGACATGCCAACTGCCCATTCAACTCCTTCTTCGGTCTCGATCTCTCCAGAGAACGAAGCTGCAGACTTCATGCAGGGCGCATGTGGACCAAATGCTTCAACCCCTTCTCAAGGTTGGCAAGGTCTAAATCTAGCTGAACCAGATGACGATTTTTCCTGGAAAGATATCCTAGA CCAAATATGCTGGGCGGACGAGTCGTAG